The Aricia agestis chromosome 8, ilAriAges1.1, whole genome shotgun sequence genomic sequence aggcaatatgttataaattttgtggaattaaacatagaaaaacccaagtttaacaaaaaaatgtgtattttttattaatggctttttgtggaaaatctagcacattaatctggttctttttttattttaaatagatagaGAAAGTTTTGatcttctaaaattcttttacttcaatgctctaagtcagatagtttagaagttaaaacgattttcttatgatgaggtggtcagattagtatgaagccagaggaaaaattttttttaaaagttggagaaaaaaaattttgaactcatgatgtatggcttatattagtgataaattggctttcaaattatttttttctccaacttttgaaaaaaaaaaatttctctggcttcatactaatctgatcACCtgatcataagaaaatcgttataacttctaaactatctgacttaaaacattgaagtaaaagaattttagaagatgaaaactttctctatcttttaaaaataaaaaagaaccagtttaatgtgctagattttttacaaaaaaccattaaaaaaaatacacaattttttttttcttaaacttggatttttctatgtttaattcctcgaaatttataacatattgcctgtttaagcgtagtccacaaatttagctatcaaatgagaccatttttatcttcataggatatttacaagagcagttctggtcagattagtgtgaaagaccgagaaaaactaaaatggctgccattttacaaccatgagagagaaaaaaaaattgagggccaatttgtcgataaaatatgccatagatcacgacattaaaggatcggacaccggtggcgggacacattgtatagtaAACTAGAaaacgcccacaactccgttgcgccaaaactcattgatcgcgcaagaaccgtacatttttctgggacaaaaagtatcctatgtcctgtcccgggactcaaagtgatgatgatgatgatagctTTCATTCTGCCTTCAAGCTATAGGATGTCTCGAAGGTCAGTGTGCCTCTcggcataggcctcctccagcCTTTTCCACTCAGTTCTGtctattacaccatcaatattatcatggaatgaggaatcgtgataatattgatgcgtgtaatacctgccttTTATGTACAGCCACCCGTGCGATAACGAAGACGCAGGCCGCAGCACGAATATTCGCGACGATAGCTGATAACGGCTGATCACatgatctgcgtgtatcgtcttatttcacgaagcttcgtgacgatagacgcatgtgcggccgtgGTATAAGAAATATCGGACGATAAAATCGCAATATCGCTAGCGATATTATCAACCGATAATATCGCGCCTGTCTGCGGGAGGCTTAAAGGTCTTTGGTCAGAACCACCAGAACCTGGACCAGAACCAAGTCAGAACAACACTGACACAGACAGTTTGTCAAGAAAGAGAAACGCAGTATCAAAAGcataaagtttatatacctagcggaatagagaaacaaaggcctgcgcaagagagatgtcactatcagtaacactgcgtggtaaaaagagacgtgtgatacatgacagcagcactcttttttgacgttcagtcggcacgtgccgcacgttgacaatttaatctcatacaatttatgttcaatcatgcttttgTAAGTGTACACATATtattcacacagatgaaaaccaatttcggtttcgtttgacagctcgagattgttgctctattccgctaggtatattaactttatgatcaaaaggtgttttttttctctttgtagGGTAAATTAccagtagattggacagtaccattggacaaagcacaaaaacaccataatatattaataatgttgctttaaaaactgcctgttttttaaagtaaaagaacgcctgattttaaaaagaaaaaacagaTAGATTCTAGTCGTAACTTCCCACACGCCAAGGCCTGCGAAGGGGCCCCGGGTGGGAAACCATGTCCAGGGGCTATACCCCTCTGCATGGGAAAATACCAttttttatagtctgtcaagaaagtcaagaaattaaaaagtggcaacatcgtagtgtcatccctcttttcttagattgattcgaaaggaatgacactacgatgttgccactttttaatttctttactttcttgacagactgtatataCTGTTTTACGGAAAAACTCCCGCGACAGAACGCGGGGGAAACCAAGAGCAACAGACCGTACCACGCCTAACCAGGCCACAATCGAACATCAGACGCAGCAGGTTAACCAAATGGCACGTGCGGGCCCCAAGGGaacgtacagtctgtcaaaaaagtcatgaaattaaaaagtggcaacatcgtagtgtcatccctttcaaatcaatctaagaaaaaagggatgacactacgattttgccactttttaatttcatgacttttttgataGACTGTAATAGATTCTAATTTATAAGCATCCCAAatatatagtgtttttgtgctctgtccaatgactagtactgtccaatcactagtcatgttcaccctattTCTGTTTTTAACTAATGCCTAATGTTCTGATGAAAAAATTAGAAATCTATCATTTGTCAAAGTCATCTGTCATACTTGATACTATCAAAAATGGCGGCCAAGTCAAAGAAGCGGCTGtccaaaattgaaaataaattaacaaaattagatAATTTAGAACTTAAAGATATTATTTGCAGCATTTGTCAGTCAATTCTAATAGAGCCAGTTACGTTGCCATGTTACCATGATTTCTGTTTTCGTTGCTTTCATGGAAGTATCCAAAATAACGCTTTGTGTTGTCCTCTATGTCGCCTAAGAATAGGTTCTTGGCTGAGGACagcaacaaaacaaaacaatttagTGAATAAACAACTATGGAATTTCATTAAAACTAAATTTTCAAATGATATAGATAAAAAGGTTAGAGGAGAGGAGTTAGACTTGCCTaatggtaaaatatttttaaatgtttgttgTGTTGATTAATAAGtggttattataatttataataatttctctGTAATTTTGTAGAAACACCATTGCCTCGTATAAGTGAGCCTGGGGAAATTCGCCTAGAATACGAAGCCGAACTTAAAAGATTGAGAGAAGAAAGATTACGTCTTGAAGAAAAGCAAATTTTAGAAACACAACAACTTATAAGGTGGGATACATGTCCAATTCCTCATTAAAGTGGTTACTTTTTAGTCTTTGAGCTATTTTACATgagaatatttattttgattgtaGAAAACTACACCAAGAAGAGGAGGAGGCTCATAAAAGATATTTGGAAAGATTAAAGCAAGATGAGTTACTGGCAAAACAGATACAAAAAGAGAATGACATAGATCCTATGGAATCAAGCTCAGATCCCAAAAGATTAAAAGATTCTAAAAAATGTAAGCTGAAGCCTATGAAAATTGACAGTTACTTGACTAAGTTAGGAGCTTCATGTTCTGTTTCAATGTGAGTATATTTGTTTCATCTATTATTACCATATTATACTCTCAGACGTCATTCTGTTCTTCTGtgtaatgtttaaaatattatatgatagGAAAGAAAGAGTCCCCCATTGTATTCACTGTAGGGTTGCAGAAGACGTAATTCACTTATTGGTGGATTGTGGACAAAATCGTGATCTCAGAAGCCAGTTGTTCCCAGGAAATTTGTTTAgggcaaattaatattattttggcgtCGCCTCTTTCGCAAGAGGCCCGTACTTTAATCaggttacatattttattgttaatgaaGGGTTgtgttgtttaattttaaaactaaattagTTTAAGCTATtctgtaattttccatctttttggtaaaaggtagccccgtgcgagtttatTACGCTAATTCTTCTCGCCAGGCtagttcccaaaccggtggtaggcctcatgtagacattctaaaagtgttaactttgttaaccttttagaaacaaatatttttgattttgaataaTACTATGAGGCTGGCATAGATGCCCAGTGCATTTATAAGctccataaaaaaattgaataaaaaaaaatgtttaaaattaaatgctGAACTACAGTTCATAGGATAAATAAATCAAGGTATGTGTGAGAATATAATAGGCATTTCTAAAATGTTTTACAGATCACAGTCAGCAGATGAAGAGAGTGCTAAGACAACTACAGAAATAAAAGATAACAATGTTTCTCCTGAGATGGTGCCAAATTACAGTAAACTCTTGAAAAACTATGTGGGAAAAAGCATAAGAACAGAAATGAATGTGTGGAATAAAGAAAATGGTAATAAAAAGGTGAGTTGAATAAATTCCGCAGAATTTATTAGTCAATAATAGACATGATGACTATTTATTTTctaatcggtaattgaaagacacttaaaaaatagaaacatcgttgaaagaatgactctgatagcttaaaaattcaccaagatatgacaattcaaatatctcataaaaaagacctgcctgaaatgctccatacaaagtgctacgaaagtatgacgtcagtctttcgtagtttgtacgcatcgggagacaactttgttcgccaggtacataaaatattgcgtttatgaaagtgctttcataacaaaagttgcttttaattgcataagttatcgaattataTACAactattaagaaatttaattgaaaaaaaattcgacttgaatatccaactttgaaggcgcataacaaaaaaaaaatacaaatgctatcaagctgaaattttgggaacacttattttttaccgtgatttctttattttattaacaaaattcgctaatcttagACCTTGTCATCATTcctattattgtatattatatcttatagAAGATAAAAAGtcaatattgtatattttttcgaATATATAAACTATCAGGGACTcttgaaaagtattttattgcatttctttcaaaaacttacaaaattttactttaaattgcttatacttatgtaattaaaaatatgctCTATAGTCTATTATAACTTTCAGGGTGAACAAGTAACAGATAAGAAAGAAAAGTCAAATGAATTAAGCACTTCAAGAAATAAGAATGGTCTGCTTTCCCTACTTGTTTCCCTACCTCTCCCTCAAACAAGAATAGCAGAAGCCCACAAAATAAAGAAGAAAAACATTGAAACTGACAGTGTAGATTCAATGCAACAAGAGTTATGTTATTTTAAACCAATAGAAGGAAGCACTCCTATAAGGTAAAacgtttattaaattattaatattgaacaTATTAGGATACTATTTTACACCTGCAACTCCATTGTCCAGAGACCAGAAGTTAGTTTATTGAGTGGAAACCGTATTTACTATATCCGACTGTCACTGTCTGTTTctcatagtatctccataccaaattttatctgaATGTGTTCAGCCATATAagtatgaagaggtaacaacagtcagacagacacactttcgcatttataataagtgAGTAAATGAGTAATACAACATTTTCAGACTGTTGCTTGTATGCTGTGTGttcaaaattcattttattattatatttttagcttTGCCAGTAATAAGGATTTACCATTACGAATACCAAGCGTAAGACCGGAGCCCGATGAGAGCATTTCACCTAAAGTCATAACACCAACTCGAGATCAGTACTTGGAAGAGCTCTACAATTTAAGGAAATTGTCATTAGAGCTCAAACTTCCATCCGCATTTGTTATAGCTCCTAACATCTTGAAACCCAAGGAGGTAAGACATTATTACAGTACTAcatattcatatttattaaataatagctGTCAGggtgaacttcatgtcactttaaaaccttccctggacttctatgaatatttcaagaataaaatcagcccaatccgttcagccgttctcgagttttgcgcttagcaacacattcagcgactcatttttatattatagataactaCTTTACACCATGAAGATGGATTTTTATATGACAATTGAACAATACTTTgtaactaatattaaaatgtttttttcagcAAAACATTAAATTAAGTCCAAAATCAAAATCTAAGAAAGGAGGTGTTATACCTAATTTAAAAGATAACAAATCTCAATACTCCTTAAGACGTACTAGATCTATGGGAAGCATAACAAAAGATAATGAGGTTACACCTAAAAAGAAAGGGAAGGAGAGAAAGGCATGTTCAGACAGGAAGCCATATCTAAGAAGTGATACGAGAAAGCCAAACAAAGCTTGTAGTCCTTTGGTGGTGGAGGAGTTTatgaacaataataaaattaaatcggCTGTGAAAAATTTGTCTAGTCCTTTGGAAAATTGTGATGTAAAATGTATAGTGCAAGAGCAACTGCGTATCGAAATGATGATTGAGCAGGAGCAAAAAGACCTAGAGCTTGCAAAAAAGATGGACGCCGAATGGAATGGACGGAGGCAGCCTCGACGAGCTGCAAACAAACGACAAATGACAATTAATTACGCACTTAGACCTGCAAAGAAATTAAAAGTATAGGGCTGCTTCTACCTCAGTTTGTGTAAGATTATTTATACCTGTTATCATTTGTAATGTAAAGCTGTTTTCTTAATACTGAAtatatatgaaaatattattttaatttgaaaattgttcgcaAGATATTGAATCTTCGATAGCTAAACTCAGTTTGCAAAAGATTTACAGAGCATAAACATTTTGACATATACTTAGGTATTTTTGGTTATAAAATTGCAAATTATAGtcagtcaagaaagtgaagaaattaaaaagtggcaacattgtagtgtcatcccttttttcttagattgatttgaaagggatgacactacgatgttgccactttttaatttcttcactttcttgacggactgtacaataattattatttgacgtCATTTTCGTGATTCAAAGTGTTTGTCTCTATTGCTTAAACATAACATTTTGTtagttatttgaaaaaaattcaaataaaatatttatttttgaaaaaatacgcacatagggttctgtaccattatggagcaaaattaggccaaaaattgttttttgtatgggagccccccttaattttttattttattttaatattattattaaatattaaagtacacatataattaacgactttgagaaaaattcaagcaacatggcaacaggtaggcattattgatatagagcaaaaaaggccaaaaatctcacgtttgttgtatgggagccctccttaaatattaattttatttggtttttagtatttgttgttatagcggcaacagatcaCAATCTGAGAAAATTTAAGAATTCTATACAGACAGacgcggacggacagacatcgaagtctcagtaatagggtctcgtttttaccctttaggtacggaaccctcaaaaaaagaataagaaatgattactgattttttttgctGCTTTAAGGCTCTGTAAGTGCTTttgacattgtataaaatataaagctgcTGTTAAAATGCTACATAATCTCTTATAATTATTCAGTAGGAAATGGAtgttatattaagatatatCTCACCGATAATTCATAAGATGTTCTTAGGTGGTTTTAATAAACTAAATCTTAAATAACCATTGTCGTAACCaagttataaaaaatgtaatcctaagatccgaccgtaaaattctgcatgaatcgtttttttcgatcaaatatattttaaaataatctttagaacgtatagaatggattaatgttgggttgccttgttaaaagtagccgcaagtacctctaatgaaaaaaatgagcaaaatgaaagcccgtaatacaaacttgcgtgtattcaatagaaaaaaataagagaattaagaaggaatgacagcatgggcgtacccaggttctgggccttGCCCCcctctcggtacgcccatgaatgacaggacaatacacataaaaataaaaacgcctgttaaataaaaatagcaatcttgcgagttctcgacgtcctcagccaggcataataattgtaggcctgaacatttgtcataaacaaaagtgatggcaaccccagtttgcggctatcgtgcaactggcaaccatggatattcatgtataaaatgcataaaactttaatttggtatcaaaattattaaaaaaatcgatgcttcaattttgatgaagaactatgtctgtttacgggctggcaaccctaggttgcggccgacttagagctggcaaccattcataccttattttctcacgtcattttctttcaaatgacataaaatttactgaaaaaaaatatacatgcaaattatgcatttatctcatgaacattcaacgtaattagaggtacttgcggctacttttgactgtttgacaaggcaacccaacatgaatacattctatacgttctaaagattattttaaaatatatttgatcgaaaaaaacgattcctgcaggaatttacggtcggatccaatactatgtCATCTGTACCTTACTTTTCTGATTTTattgattatattttgttacttgtATTGGACCCCAAATAAGGAATTaaactgaataaaatattaaataccatTGTTCAATACAGTAAAGACACAGAATACTAAATAGTGAAATTTGTACAGCTAAAGACAGATCCGGTGTAAAACCTTATTGGCAAGGAATAAGGTGGAAAATTGGTTAGCAAGATCTGTCTTTGACTGTACAGATCAGcctataccataaagttaatatacctagcgggattccgctaggtatatgaACTTTACGGCCTATACTAAAgtctaagggggatattagattatcatatatattggatccgagatcattgagacAATTATAttagataatgtaatatagatgtcgcaggcggattgtatatttagccgtattacattacggctagccgttttaaaaaacggcgcggttttgtaatgcggcgtgtcgacgtttagccggattgaatgcggctgaatAAAAAACAGCCGGAATGCATTCGGCGCTATACGTTATTCaatacggctagccgtaatgtaataaggctacagacaatgacataagaagtgtttcttatgtcattggtTAGATACTAGTCgcctttttgacagttttagttTCGTAATTCGTTTCTTAACACTCGTGGCGCTGCCCGTGTCACAGATTAATATATGAGaagtaattaattacttatgccatttaaaaatttggtttgcaagaaataacagctaataaatcattttgtcagcatacaaagattttgttagcaataattaaaatcaggctgcaattcgtgttctgtaaataatcatgacaatggtcagcaatttaaacacataactggcagcgagttttattatgtacggtatctgcaaaataaacagtcactcggcagaataattacttagtcggcaagattatacattcggtcagcagagaaaacatttcagtattttatttcatttcattattaatttatttattttattaattaataaagacttaacagaaggcctacttaccacggataccgaagcgggGGGACGGGGGGGTGCAGCCCccctgaaacaaaaacaaacacattccagaaagtccaaaagtaggttaggttaggttagaacttagaccacaacacagagggagccgagcgagcgaagcgagcgtgctgcggcagcagccggcgaccgtcataaaacaaaagataactccagaattttttgcttattctctgagtgcttacaaaaatttaatgaagGCCATTCATTGcagcattgttttattttgcaatcatgGTCACCCTATAACTTACATAGGACtacgatgcggctaaacgtgggccgccttattgaagaacgtatcgcaattacaatccggctaaacgtcaacacgccgcattacaaaacggcgccgttttttaaaacggctagctGTAATGTAATGcggctaaatatacaatgtgcCTGCGacatagacatatgattcatttcttccttgatcatagatttttgacatttgctgagagattggatccaatacggtcatagaaataggtgttgccagttatttaatataaaaaagagtttttaatttcttgttcgttaatatgtttcaaataatgtaatgtaattatttttttaattatatacttggataatcttgctgaaataaaaaaaaacaagccatattaaaaatgacgatgtcttttgacaaatcgaattctctgagatctagtaaccctgacgtcaatacctgtcagtgTTAGCGCtttccattggctattgaaaccacatatgacgtaaaataggatcaatgaaatatgataatgtaataagcagatatgatcaaatgatcatatatattggatcctatataatatgatcatagaaatgatccaatataaatgataatgtaatacccccctaagaaTAATAACTATGTATTAGGGGggtattagattatcatatatattggatccgagatcattgagtcaatgatattggataatgtaatatagacatatgattaatttctttcttgatcatagatttttgacatttgctgagagattggatccaatacggtcatagaaataggtgttgccagttatttaatataaaaaagtttttaatttcttgttcgttaatatgttttaaataatgtaatgtaattatttttctaattatataattggataatcttgctgaaataacaaaaaacaagccatatttaaAATGACGATgttttttgacaaatcgaattctctgagatctaataaccctgacgtcaatacctgtcagcgttagcgctctccattggctattgaaaccacataatacatatgacgtaaaataggatcaatgaaaaatgataatgtaatatgcagatatgatcaaatgatcatatatattggatcctatatatgatcatatataaatgataatgtaataccccccttaaaCAAGTTTTATGACAACttaattgtttttagttttactGTTTTTATTGGTCGAAGGCCGCCTCCCCATGTAgacgaacgcgttggccgacgcgtcggcagacgcgttggcagtgcgcttgcaacggcgtttgtgagtaatccacacataggaaggtcgttcagtatgctttggatcgcgccaatgtgcggacggattcaaaatggatgttgagtcgctaacagctgcagctgtatatttattcacagcttataattactttgtaaatgtggacaagaaaaagtttttaaagggtattctcgaaataaataaataaaaggcgagaaaacgtaacaaacaaagaaataaactcacttttacatattttataatattaaaataattaattttttttattactaattatttacctattatatataaatattattacttattacttattataattatcatgattaataattaataatatatatttattatttattaaatatttaatttatttcgtttttagtataatattttgttgttatagcgacaacagatataggtacataatctgtgaaaatttcagaaatctagctaagtatagcggttcttgagatacaacctggagacagacagacggacagatagatggacagacagacagacagacagacagaaatgcagacagacgttgaagtcttagtaatagggtcccggttTTTATGCGTTTACCCAACggaaggaaccctaaaaacatcgtgaAAGTAGCATAtccaataaccttattttttttgcaacttttgatatgatttttggttccaggcagtttttactctgatagggtctatacagacggaccgcatgtCAACTGCAagccaaccgcaaattgcagttcaagtgcagtttgaatgcagttgacatgactgcaatagaactgcaaaccaaatgcgcagtcggattgcagttctgttgcagttggcgtgcagtcgtgtgaaccgcataccgactgcatccaaactgcactgctactgattccatgcgcgggagagcggagcgtgcgggtgggtgggatagtgcagtttggatgcagtcggtatgcagttcacacgactgcagtcaactgcaatccgactgcgcgtttggtttgcagttctattgcagtcgtgtcaactgcattcaaactgctcttgaactgcaatttgcggttagattgcagttgaaatgtggtccgtctgtatagacccatagggcccaataaatttaaatgttttctcgatactcatattgttcgccatttcgtcaagttagatgttaattcgccacaagaaggaaacgtgcactcttcatcgccgctccgggcgaactgatcgcgcggcctatgtgtggatggagcgcgaagcttgcgacaaaatgtcctttgatcttttgccgacatttccgacccgcgcggcaagctcgcagacgcgtcggccaacgtctaaatacctacggccaacgcgcgaacgcctgTTCTACACATTGGTCACAcacgtctgcagacgcgttggccaacgcgttcgcctatatcaagtgCCGGCATtataagactgggttgcaccagaggcgtgggtaaagttaaagttaaatatggcgtccaaacaccccatattctcatacgacatctgtcaatttttccggttatagttaaggttaaagttaaagttagttggtgcaacccagtaaAGCATAAATTCTCT encodes the following:
- the LOC121729666 gene encoding E3 ubiquitin-protein ligase RNF169-like; this encodes MAAKSKKRLSKIENKLTKLDNLELKDIICSICQSILIEPVTLPCYHDFCFRCFHGSIQNNALCCPLCRLRIGSWLRTATKQNNLVNKQLWNFIKTKFSNDIDKKVRGEELDLPNETPLPRISEPGEIRLEYEAELKRLREERLRLEEKQILETQQLIRKLHQEEEEAHKRYLERLKQDELLAKQIQKENDIDPMESSSDPKRLKDSKKCKLKPMKIDSYLTKLGASCSVSISQSADEESAKTTTEIKDNNVSPEMVPNYSKLLKNYVGKSIRTEMNVWNKENGNKKGEQVTDKKEKSNELSTSRNKNGLLSLLVSLPLPQTRIAEAHKIKKKNIETDSVDSMQQELCYFKPIEGSTPISFASNKDLPLRIPSVRPEPDESISPKVITPTRDQYLEELYNLRKLSLELKLPSAFVIAPNILKPKEQNIKLSPKSKSKKGGVIPNLKDNKSQYSLRRTRSMGSITKDNEVTPKKKGKERKACSDRKPYLRSDTRKPNKACSPLVVEEFMNNNKIKSAVKNLSSPLENCDVKCIVQEQLRIEMMIEQEQKDLELAKKMDAEWNGRRQPRRAANKRQMTINYALRPAKKLKV